One window of Rhodothermales bacterium genomic DNA carries:
- a CDS encoding DUF59 domain-containing protein: protein MSEEIKPGEDVEQSTEAVAEEVPPVSDVSTEEATAAASETPTAGSDLSDEELETNIVEMIKTVYDPEIPVNVYDLGLIYAIRINPDRTVNIRMTLTAPNCPAAGFLPGQVEQRVRTMDEVTDAEVELTFDPPYHPDMMSEEAKLELGFL, encoded by the coding sequence ATGAGCGAGGAGATCAAGCCCGGAGAAGACGTGGAGCAGAGCACCGAAGCTGTCGCCGAGGAGGTGCCTCCTGTATCCGATGTCTCCACGGAGGAGGCCACTGCAGCCGCCTCAGAGACACCCACGGCCGGTTCAGACCTGTCTGACGAGGAGCTGGAGACGAACATCGTCGAGATGATCAAGACGGTCTACGACCCGGAAATCCCGGTCAATGTCTACGACCTGGGCCTCATCTATGCCATCCGGATCAACCCGGACCGCACGGTGAACATCCGGATGACCCTCACGGCGCCGAATTGCCCGGCCGCCGGATTCCTTCCCGGTCAGGTGGAACAGCGGGTGCGCACGATGGATGAAGTCACCGATGCCGAGGTGGAACTGACCTTCGATCCCCCCTATCACCCGGACATGATGTCCGAAGAAGCCAAGCTCGAGCTCGGCTTCCTGTAG